CGCTACCTCAAGGCCAAGCAGCGCCTGCTCGGGCTTGAGGAGTTGCACTGGTACGATATTCATGCTCCGGTGGGCCAGGAAGCGCCCACGTTTAGCTATGAAGAGGCTCAGCTCTTTATCGTGGAGCAGGTGGGCTCGTTTGCCGAGCGGGTGGCCGACTTCTGCAAAATGGCGCTTCGCGATCAGTGGGTCGAGGTGGAAGATCGTGCCGGCAAAGCCCAGGGAGGCTACTGCTCGGGGCTTCCGGTGAGCGGTCAGACCCGCATCTTCATGACCTTTGGCGGATCGACCACCGGGGTGACCACGCTGGCGCATGAGCTCGGTCACGCCTACCACGGGTGGGTCATGCGGGATTTGCCGGCCAGCGAGCGCGACCTGGGCATGGGCGTGGCCGAGACGGCCAGCACCTTGCTGGAGGTGATTGTGGAGCAGGGCGCGCTCTCCCAGGCCGATGATTCTCAGCGCCTGGGGCTGCTCGATCAGCGGCTGGCGCGCTCGGTGGCTTTTCTTATGGATATCCCGGCGCGCTACGACCTTGAGTTGGCCATGCATGAGGCCCGGGCCGAGGGGCCGCTCAACGAAGATCAGCTCACCGAGATGACCGAGACGATCTTTTCTCGGTACTTCGGGGAGAGTCTGGCCTCGGTCGACCCCCTCTTCTGGGCCTCCAAGCTGCATTTCTATCTGACCGGGCTGCCTTTTTATAACTTCCCCTACACCTTTGGTTTCCTCTTCTCACGGGCGGTTTATGCGCAAGCTCGCCAGGAGGGTGAGGGCTTCATCGATACGATCGATGCGCTGCTGATGGATTCGGGGCGGATGACCTCCGAAGAGTTGGCCAGCCGCTACCTGGGCGGCGACCTGGGGGATTCGAAGTTCTGGAGCGCGGCGATGGACGATCTGGCCTCGGATGTGGCCGAGTACGAAACCATGGTCGACGCGGCGCTCCGCGCGTAACCAAAGCAAGTGAGAGGACGTATGACGACGCAATCCACCCATACTGTGGCCATGATCGGCGCCGGCCCGGCCAGCATTTATGCGGCCGAGGTGCTGGCGAAGGCGGGGCATCGCGTAGTGATGCTCAATCGCGACATTAAGCCTGGAGGGCTTGCCGAATTCGGCATCTACCCGACGAAGTACAAGATGAAGCGAGGCCTGCGCCGCTACTTCGACCGGGTGCTCTCCCACGACAACATCACCTACCTGGGCAATGTGAGCGTGGGCCAAGAGGCCGATGTCTCGCTCGAAGAGCTGCGCGAGCTGGGCTTTGATGCGCTGGTAGTCGCCGTGGGGGCTCAGGGGACCAAATGGCTGGGCTTGCCCGGCGAAGACGCCGAGGCCTGCTTCCACGCCAAGGATCTGGTGTACCATTACAACGGGCTTCCCCCCTTTAGTGAGCGGGAGTTTCCGGTGGGGCAAGACGTGGTGGTGGTCGGCATGGGCAACGTCTGCCTGGACATCGTGCACTGGATGGTGTGCGAGCGTCAGGTGCGTTCGGTCACCGCGGTGGCCCGGCGCGGGCCCGGTGAGCGTGCGTTTACCGATAAGGAGTTCAAACTGGTGAGCCAGGCGCTCGATACCGAGGCGTTGCGCGCCGAGTTTGACGGCATCTCCGAGGTGCTCTCGGCGGTGGGGCAGGACCCCGAGGCGCTGCACCAGGAGTATCTGCGCTACATCGAGGAGCCGCTGGAGTCGCCCAGTGAGACGTCGCTGAAGATGCGCTTTTTGCGCTCGCCGGCCCGGGTGGAGGTCGATGCGTCGGGGCGAGTGACCGGGTTGACCTGTGAGAAAACCCGCCTGAAGCCGCCGGGAGAGAAGGGTCGCGTGGGCGTGGAGCGCACCGGAGAGTTTGAGACGCTCGCCTGCGACACGGTAGTCTTTGCCATTGGCGATGCGATTGAACCCACGCTGGGGTTGCCGCTCTCACCGGCGTGGTCCGGGGAGTTCGCCACGGTGCCCGAGCCCTGGGAGGCGCACCCGGATCGCCCGCGCTACATGGTCTACAATCCGCAGACGGAGACCCCGATCTGGGATACCTTTGTGGTGGGATGGGCTCGCAAGGCCTCCGACGGATTGGTCGGGAAAGCGCGGGCCGACGCGGTTCAGGGATGCGATGAGATCCTGGGTTACCTGCAAGGGGCGTTCGCGGAGCGCCCCTCGGAAGTGCGTCCGGCCGAGGACGTGGTCCAAGGGCTGGATCAGATGCTCCGGGAGCGAAACGTCCGCCTGGTAGGTTACGATGAAGTTAAATATCTCGATGAGCTCGCTGCCCGGGAGGCCGAGTCTCGAGGCCTGGTGGAGTACAAGTTTGCGACCCGAGCGGAAATGTTTCAAAAACTTGATGAGGAGCCCAGCGCATGAAGCGAGTTAACGTCATGCAGAGCGCGCTCAGCGTCCTCTTGCTCGCCGGGCTGATGCTGGCAGCCGTGGGGTGTGCGACGGCTCCTGATCAGCGCCGCGCTGCGGAGCGCGGGCCCGACCACTCTGTCGGTGCGCCTCCCAGCGGCGACGAGGCGGCGGTGGCGCCATTGCCCGAGAACCCGGCCTCTCGGCCTGCCCGGACGCTTGCGCCGCGCGAGCCGATGGTCGGCCCCGATGGCGCCAGTCTTGTCTCTCGCGGTGAGGTTGAGGCGCTGCTCGAACGC
This window of the Lujinxingia litoralis genome carries:
- a CDS encoding M3 family oligoendopeptidase; the protein is MSRPFPTTDPTWDMESVFSGGVQSETFEVERGWLQERADELAAQLSGLALPGSAPIEEAMLQGWRSFFDKNFEMHDRLSQAFCFATGMAAAHADDPRALRMPQKLVGVNTASSKLDVALKSRFRGLDDEVFEALLQDARFGDMQLYLKELRRDADAQLEPELEELAVELNRDGLHAWGTLYRQVSGRLKVSMELDGERQEMSVGQAKNLHDHADRQVRKASFESLNEAWATIAPTCAATLNSIVGAQQTLYERRGQDCLTYSLNANRVERATVDAMFEAARAVQPLLHRYLKAKQRLLGLEELHWYDIHAPVGQEAPTFSYEEAQLFIVEQVGSFAERVADFCKMALRDQWVEVEDRAGKAQGGYCSGLPVSGQTRIFMTFGGSTTGVTTLAHELGHAYHGWVMRDLPASERDLGMGVAETASTLLEVIVEQGALSQADDSQRLGLLDQRLARSVAFLMDIPARYDLELAMHEARAEGPLNEDQLTEMTETIFSRYFGESLASVDPLFWASKLHFYLTGLPFYNFPYTFGFLFSRAVYAQARQEGEGFIDTIDALLMDSGRMTSEELASRYLGGDLGDSKFWSAAMDDLASDVAEYETMVDAALRA
- a CDS encoding FAD-dependent oxidoreductase, with protein sequence MTTQSTHTVAMIGAGPASIYAAEVLAKAGHRVVMLNRDIKPGGLAEFGIYPTKYKMKRGLRRYFDRVLSHDNITYLGNVSVGQEADVSLEELRELGFDALVVAVGAQGTKWLGLPGEDAEACFHAKDLVYHYNGLPPFSEREFPVGQDVVVVGMGNVCLDIVHWMVCERQVRSVTAVARRGPGERAFTDKEFKLVSQALDTEALRAEFDGISEVLSAVGQDPEALHQEYLRYIEEPLESPSETSLKMRFLRSPARVEVDASGRVTGLTCEKTRLKPPGEKGRVGVERTGEFETLACDTVVFAIGDAIEPTLGLPLSPAWSGEFATVPEPWEAHPDRPRYMVYNPQTETPIWDTFVVGWARKASDGLVGKARADAVQGCDEILGYLQGAFAERPSEVRPAEDVVQGLDQMLRERNVRLVGYDEVKYLDELAAREAESRGLVEYKFATRAEMFQKLDEEPSA